The genomic interval CTAGCAAACTGGATCTGGATTTGATCTTGTTTTCTTTGGTTTTTTTTGTGCATTGACCGTACGCAGTACTCCTTGTTTGGCTCCATCTTGTCTTTTGGGGCAATGGTTGGTGCAATAACTTCTGGGCCTATAGCTGATTTTATTGGACGTAAAGGGGTAAGTTCAGAGAAATTATGATAGTTGTTCGGGATTAacttgttaattatttttatttcggGTTTCCAAGGTGTGAAAAGGTTGATTTCCGAATATGCAGGCAATGAGAGTGTCAAGTGCTTTCTGTGTTGCAGGGTGGCTTATAATTTACTTTGCTGAGGTTCTCACCACAAAACTTGTACCATGTTTTGCCATAACTGTTCTACAAGGATTATAACCCTAACACAactttgttttttccttttatacAGGGCCCTGTGCCTTTGGACATTGCGAGGATAGCAACAGGCTATGGAATGGGAGTCTTTTCATATGTGGTTGGTTCTACTCACCCAAAACTAAATTCACAAAATTTCATTCCAGAAACTTGCATgttcaaattaataaaaactgaCTATATACGTGATGGATTGTCAAGGTTCCTGTCTTTATAGCAGAAATTGCACCAAAAGAACTCCGTGGGACTCTGACTACCTTAAATCAGGTAGATTTCTTAGACAATTATTGTGACTATGGAATCATTGGCATCTATATATGTCTTTGTCTTCACAGCATACTGAACTATTTAAATCTGTTGTAAACAATATGAATAAAAGTAACAAAGAGATCTAAGTTCTGTTTAAATTTCCCCTTGCAGTTCATGATTGTTTCTGGTGTGTCGGTGTCATTCATAATTGGAAATGTACTTTCATGGAGGACTTTAGCTTTAACCGGTTAGTCTTCCCTATTTGAATTTAATTCCATCAATAAGGGTATAGGAAGAACAGAAAAATTTATTGTTGgttaactgtctgagttgtgaTCACAAAGGGATACTTGCGAAGGGGATAACCAAAAAGGTTGAGTGAGGCATCATAGTGTGGAGCCACTATGACACTAGCTCTTAGTGGGTTGAGGTCTCATTGAAAAGAGATATAACATAAATAGTGCTTGTAATGCTTTTACAAGCTAAATTTGTGGTGTTGTGTTATGCCAAGACCAAAATCAAGGAATcataaaattagaaattaaataaactttGCTGGAGAACTAACTAAGTGTTTGCCCTTGAAGGAATTATTCCCGCTGCTATATTGCTTTTGGGTCTGTTTTTCATTCCGGAGTCTCCTAGATGGCTggtaagaaattattttaactatGCATGTTCTTTAAGAGGCAATGAGCAGTGCTTTGCATAACATCAAGAGTAAAAACCAAACAATTATTGCAGGCAAAGAGAGGACGTAAAAAAGATTTTGAGGCAGCACTGCAAACACTTCGTGGAAAAGATACTGATATATCTGAGGAGGCAGAGGAAATTCAGGTTCCTTTACTGTTGCTAGTTTTAGATAAAGTGGAAGTGTTTATGTAGTGTTTAAGATACCGTGTTTAAGTAGTTTATTTGTCATTGCCACACAGGACTATATAACTACTTTGGAGAGGCTTCCAAAATCCAGGCTGCTGGAATTGTTTCATAGAAGATATTTGCTCTCACTAACTGTAAGTATAATTCTCATCATTCTAACTTTTGAATCAAACCTGCTTTCTTGTTCGTTTTGGATAATGCCTTTAAAATATCACATCACTTTCTTTAAGGATGTGTTTGGTTTGGTAGACTAGGTATAGGGGTGAAAAACAAAATGAGCTTGAAATGATTTTCGAAGAATTAAGATGACAGACGGTatattttcaacctttttatgtTTTGGTTGTATCAAACATGTTTGTAGTGATTTTCATTCAAAATTTTCATCTTCCCGTTTTTCACGAACCTGTGCAAGTATACACAGTAAAAGCAAATGTATAACTTGTTTTATATATCAATGGCAGATTGGAATAGGCCTTATGTTCTGCCAGCAGCTTGGGGGCATCAATGGTGTTTGCTTTTATGTCAGCAGTATTTTTGAGCAAGCAGGTACGTGCTAATGAGAATTGCGCTAATCATAATGTTTTTGGTTCCAAGTCTATGCCATCATCACCATTTCCATCTAACCTATAACTCACTTCTACACTTCCCATCGAAAGGATTTATAAAATGGAATAAATTTCATGAAGCAttcaaattttcatattttggcAATGACTATTTGTGGATTTTATGTCAGGATTTTCTACCACCATTGGGACTATATCATATGCTTGCCTTCAGGTTCGCAATTTTAACTTAATCACTAGTTCATGTAAAATCTGATATCGTTTTTCAAAAAGCAACTCCAgtagattttttttctcttgcaGGTTGTGGTCACAGGTCTTGGAGCAGTCTTCATAGATAAAGCTGGCAGGAAGCCCCTACTTATAGTAAATCCAACGACCAAACACTTTACCTTCAagctttcattttcttttaaagGTCCTTTTGTGCATAACATTCTTATTGTTATTTCTTGGTTACATTGTAGTTATCTGGATCAGGATTGGTGGCAGGTTGCTTATTTGCAGCAGTTGCATTCTACCTCAAGGTACATACCAACATGGAACCCTATAGCTTCTGGTTTTTAATCCTGGTAATTATGTGAAGGTGATATCCTTGTGTGAATCAGGTTCACGAGGTGGGTGTTGCGGCAGTTCCAGCACTTGCAGTAACAGGCGTACTGGTAATGACCATTACCATTTCATTCTCGATGCTGCTACATTGGATGTGTCTGAGATATAAACTCATATCCTACATTGGATGTTTCTTTTGGTGATACCAGGTCTACATAGGATCATTTTCAATAGGAATGGGAGCAATTCCATGGGTCGTGATGTCTGAGGTGCTTACCAACTCACAAGTTCTCTACTCAAAATCTGATTTCTGTTATTAGAATCAGCAAgacttaatttttgttattaccTTCCGTTACAGATATTTCCTGTGAATATTAAAGGGATGGCAGGAAGTGTGGCCACATTAACGAACTGGTTTGGTGCATGGTTATGCTCCTATACTTTCAACTTCCTCATCAGCTGGAGCTCCTATGGTAAATAAATACAAGTCTTGTTTTTCAGATTTATTTCAATTAAAGGTGCAGTGTAACTGTAGAATATTGAAGTTCATGAAATTTATAGAACCAATAAATTCACTTCTGTGTACGATTTGCAGGTACCTTCATTCTTTATGCAGCAATTAATGCATTGgctatattatttataattgttgtGGTGCCGGAAACGAAGGGTAAGAGCTTGGAACAATTACAAGCAGCCATTAATTCATAGGAAGCAGGGGTTTTGTGATTTGCAGAACAGTCTAAGGTGGAAATGAAAAGTTTAACGATTCAATCATCACTAGGCATATTATTTGTCGTAAGTTTGCTTCTGTAATGACGATTGAATTTGTTCTCAAGGTTTCACAATTGGTTCTTAATGCCAAtgattcagaaaataaattccagacattaattaaaattttccaCTTGCATTTTACCTCCCAAAAGAACAACAAATTCATAGTATTACAAAagatcaaatttattaaaaagacATGGTTTACTAGTAATTAATTTAAGGTAAAGTTAATCCAAAAAGacaaatgtataattttttttcttcacaatagacaaaaaaaaatgagatcgataaaagataaaatacaaTCGAGAATatcaaattcaataaaaatgtGATTCttaatgcaagaaaaaaaaagataagaattagagagaaaaaagaagagaaaatcaaacattaaaaaaaaataaaaatcaaacatgagatttgaaattcaaataaatcATATCAAAACAACGAGGATCATTTGTAAATCAAAcgtaaaattttgaaattcaaataaacaaatattaaagCAAAAAGGAAAGCTGataatatcttttatttaaattaactttt from Phaseolus vulgaris cultivar G19833 chromosome 1, P. vulgaris v2.0, whole genome shotgun sequence carries:
- the LOC137814181 gene encoding sugar transporter ERD6-like 7 → MAIKEDVEDGTQKGIREPLVGEQNHQLVQPTTGHPWMVYFSTFVAVWGSYEFGTCVGYSSPTQEAISKDLNLSLAEYSLFGSILSFGAMVGAITSGPIADFIGRKGAMRVSSAFCVAGWLIIYFAEGPVPLDIARIATGYGMGVFSYVVPVFIAEIAPKELRGTLTTLNQFMIVSGVSVSFIIGNVLSWRTLALTGIIPAAILLLGLFFIPESPRWLAKRGRKKDFEAALQTLRGKDTDISEEAEEIQDYITTLERLPKSRLLELFHRRYLLSLTIGIGLMFCQQLGGINGVCFYVSSIFEQAGFSTTIGTISYACLQVVVTGLGAVFIDKAGRKPLLILSGSGLVAGCLFAAVAFYLKVHEVGVAAVPALAVTGVLVYIGSFSIGMGAIPWVVMSEIFPVNIKGMAGSVATLTNWFGAWLCSYTFNFLISWSSYGTFILYAAINALAILFIIVVVPETKGKSLEQLQAAINS